A genomic window from Bubalus bubalis isolate 160015118507 breed Murrah chromosome 13, NDDB_SH_1, whole genome shotgun sequence includes:
- the EEF1AKMT1 gene encoding EEF1A lysine methyltransferase 1 isoform X2 → MSDSEDEGPPQLSSYALAALQEFYAEQQQHHSDLRGDDKYNIGIIEENWQLSQFWYSPETAMRLAEDAVAAAGEGGRIACVSAPSVYQKLRERHRDDVSVCIFEYDRRFAVYGEDFVYYDYKNPVDLPERIATHSFDIVVADPPYLSEECLRKMSETIKLLTRGKILLCTGAVMEAAAAKLLGVKMCKFIPEHTRTLGNEFRCFVNYNSRLDHDLSVQLPVQEGPK, encoded by the exons atgagtgacTCCGAAGACGAGGGGCCCCCCCAGCTTTCTTCATACGCCCTTGCAGCTCTGCAGGAGTTTTatgctgagcagcagcagcaccactcTGACCTCCGTGGTGACGACAAGTACAACATCGGGATAATAGAAGAGAACTGG CAGCTGAGCCAGTTCTGGTACAGCCCGGAGACGGCCATGCGCCTTGCTGAGGACGCCGTGGCAGCTGCCGGGGAGGGCGGCAG AATAGCGTGTGTGAGTGCCCCCAGTGTCTACCAGAAGCTGAGAGAGCGGCACAGAGACGATGTCTCGGTCTGCATCTTCGAGTACGACCGCAGGTTTGCCGTATACGGAGAGGACTTTGTCTACTATGACTACAAGAACCCTGTGGACTTACCTGAGAGGATCGCCACACACAGCTTTGACATCGTCGTGGCAGATCCCCCCTATCTCTCGGAGGAATGTCTTAGGAAAATGTCGGAAACCATCAAGCTCCTGACCCGGGGAAAGATCCTGCTGTGCACAG GTGCTGTCATGGAGGCGGCGGCAGCAAAGCTGCTTGGAGTGAAGATGTGCAAGTTTATTCCAGAACACACTCGCACCCTGGGAAACGAGTTTCGCTGTTTCGTGAATTACAACTCCAGGCTGGACCATGATCTCTCAGtgcagctcccagtgcaggaaggACCCAAGTGA
- the EEF1AKMT1 gene encoding EEF1A lysine methyltransferase 1 isoform X1: protein MSDSEDEGPPQLSSYALAALQEFYAEQQQHHSDLRGDDKYNIGIIEENWLSQFWYSPETAMRLAEDAVAAAGEGGRIACVSAPSVYQKLRERHRDDVSVCIFEYDRRFAVYGEDFVYYDYKNPVDLPERIATHSFDIVVADPPYLSEECLRKMSETIKLLTRGKILLCTGAVMEAAAAKLLGVKMCKFIPEHTRTLGNEFRCFVNYNSRLDHDLSVQLPVQEGPK from the exons atgagtgacTCCGAAGACGAGGGGCCCCCCCAGCTTTCTTCATACGCCCTTGCAGCTCTGCAGGAGTTTTatgctgagcagcagcagcaccactcTGACCTCCGTGGTGACGACAAGTACAACATCGGGATAATAGAAGAGAACTGG CTGAGCCAGTTCTGGTACAGCCCGGAGACGGCCATGCGCCTTGCTGAGGACGCCGTGGCAGCTGCCGGGGAGGGCGGCAG AATAGCGTGTGTGAGTGCCCCCAGTGTCTACCAGAAGCTGAGAGAGCGGCACAGAGACGATGTCTCGGTCTGCATCTTCGAGTACGACCGCAGGTTTGCCGTATACGGAGAGGACTTTGTCTACTATGACTACAAGAACCCTGTGGACTTACCTGAGAGGATCGCCACACACAGCTTTGACATCGTCGTGGCAGATCCCCCCTATCTCTCGGAGGAATGTCTTAGGAAAATGTCGGAAACCATCAAGCTCCTGACCCGGGGAAAGATCCTGCTGTGCACAG GTGCTGTCATGGAGGCGGCGGCAGCAAAGCTGCTTGGAGTGAAGATGTGCAAGTTTATTCCAGAACACACTCGCACCCTGGGAAACGAGTTTCGCTGTTTCGTGAATTACAACTCCAGGCTGGACCATGATCTCTCAGtgcagctcccagtgcaggaaggACCCAAGTGA